The genomic DNA CGACGCTGGGCGCAGACCACGTGCTGATGGGTACGGACTACCCGTTCGACATGGGTACGGTGGATCCGGTCGGGTTCCTGGACGGGGCGCAGCTGGACCCCGCTGACCGCGACCGCATCCTCGGCGGCAATGCCCTGCGTCTCTTCGGAATCGACCTGGCCGGACGATGATCCGCTGCCGGGCCGAGACGCTGACGTCGTTCGCCTGCCATGTTCTGCAGGCGTGCGGGGTGCCGCCCGCGGACGCGGATCTCACGGCGCGCCGTCTGGTCGAGGCCGATCTGCGGGGCCGCACCGGTCACGGTCTGATCCGGTTGACGCCGTATGTGGCACGCATCGAGGCCGGCGGCGTGAACGTCACCCCGGTGCTGACCATCCGGCACGAGACACCGGTGTCGGCACTGGTGGACGGCGACAACGGACTGGGCCAGGTGGTGATGACGCGGGCCACCGAGATCGCCATCACCAAAGCCCGGGCCTCCGGTCTGGCCTGGGTGGGCACCGTGCACTCGAATCACGCGGGCGCGGCGGGGCTGTACGCCGAGATGGCCGCCGACGCGGGACTGATCGGGATTTATCTTGCGGTGGCCAACGCCAACGGGATGCCGCCCTGGGGCGGCATCAATCCGATCCTGGGCACCAACCCCATCGCGATCGCCATTCCCACCAAGACTCATCCGTTCGTACTCGACATCGCCTCCACCGCGACATCCCACGGCAGTATCAAAGTAGCTGCCCAGCAGGGTGTTCCGATCCCCGAGGGCTGGGTGTCCGCCGCCGACGGCACTCCCATCACCGACCCCACCCGCGCCCACGAGGGCTTTCTGCTCCCGATGGGCGGCTACAAAGGCGCGGGGCTGACCATCGCCTTCGGGCTGCTGGCCGGTGTGCTCAACGGCGCGGCCTTCGGCGCCGAGGTCGTGGACCACCTGCACGACCTGCACACGCCCACCAACACCGGGCAGGCGATCCTGGTGTTGCGGGCCGACCTGTTCCGCGACCAGGGTGAGGTGCTGGCGGCGCTGACCAGCCACCTGGATGCGCTGCGATACTCAGGCTCCTCCGACGGCGGGCCGGTGCGCCTGCCCGGCGACTCGGCGGCCGCCACCCGCGCAGACAACGAACGGCGCGGTGTGCCCATAGCAGATAGATTGGCCGTCGACCTCGACACGGTGGCCCGCCGGTTCGCCATCGACTCCCCCCTGCATGAGGAGACCACATGAAACTCGTCACCTACCGCTACGCCGAGCGCACCGCGATCGGCATCCTCGACGGCGATGAGGTGATGCCCCTGGCAGCAGACCCCGAACTGCCGTCCACCATGGTGGATTTCGTCGCACTGGGCGCCGAGGGATTGCGGCGTGCCTCCACACTGAGCGGGCCGCGGCTGCCGTTGGCCGATGTGACGCTGCAGGCTCCGATCCGGCCGCGCAACAACATCATGTGTGTGGGCAAGAACTACTACGAACACGCCAAGGAGTTCGCCGGCAGCGGGTTCGACGCCTCCCAGAAGCAGGTCGTGCCCGATGAACCGGTGATCTTCACCAAAGCGCTGTCCTCACTGACGGATCCGGGTGCCCCGGTGAACGTCAGCGCTGACGCCACGCACACCAGCGACTACGAGGGCGAGCTGGCCGTGGTGATCGGCCCCGGTGGCTTCCAGATCGACGAGGCCGACGCCTGGAATCACGTCTACGGCTACACCATCGTCAACGACGTCACCGTCCGCGACCTGCAGAAGCGCCATGTGCAGTTCTTCATCGGCAAGAGTGCCCACACCTACGGACCCATGGGCCCGGCCTTGGTGACCGCCGACGAGATCGCCGACGTGACCGCGCTGCGATTGCAGACCCGTGTCAATGGTGAACTGCGCCAGGACACCACGCTGAAGGAACTGATCTTCGACATCCCGCGGCTGATCTCCGCGATCTCGAACGCGGTGCTGCTGGAGCCCGGAGATGTGATCGCCACCGGCACACCGGTCGGGGTGGGGCTGGGCTTCACTCCCCCGAAATTCCTGAAGCCCGGCGACGTGATGGAGGTGACGATCGACGGCCTGGGGACGCTGACCAACCCTACGGTGTAGACCGCCGCAGCGTCATCACCGTGACATCGTCGTCGGTGAACTCCCGCGCCAGCATCGACCAGATCTGGGACGCCGCAACGTCACCCGCACCGCCGAGGGTACGGCCCAACTCGTCGAGGCCGTCGTCGATGGCCCGTCCGCGGCGCTCCACCAAGCCGTCTGAATACAGCACCAGGCCGTGGTCCGTTTCGACGGTGAACGAACTCGGCGCGTACACAGCGCCGCGGGCCACCCCGATCGGTGGTGACAGCTGGATGGGAGCGGGAACGGCGTGTGACACCGAATTGGTCACGAACGGCATCAGATGACCGGCAGAAGCGGCCTCCACCTGACCGGAGCCCAGATCCACCCGGGCCACCACCACCGTGGCGAACGCTCGCGGCAGCATGTGCAAGCTGAACGTGTTCAGCTGCCCCAGCGCTTCGGCCGGGGTAGCGCCGGCGAACAGCTGAGAGCGCAGGACGTTGCGCAGCTGCGCCATGATGCCGGCCACCGTGACTCCGTGACCCGCCACATCACCGAGCACCACGATCAGCCTGCCATCGCGCAACGTGAAGGCGTCGTACCAGTCCCCGCCCACGTTGTCACCGGCGGCAGGCTCGTAATGTGCTGACAGCGACCAGTTCTCGACCTCGGGCAGCGATTCCGGCATCAGGCTGCGCTGCAGCAGCTCGGCCACCCGCAGGGCGGCCCTGGTGCGCTGATACAGCGACTCGACCAGTTGTCCGCGCAAGGTGTCGGCGGACTCGAGTTCGGTGCGCGACCACGGTTGGCCGCAGCCGTGCACGAGCTCCTGCCACCGCTCGAAGGACTTGCGCGGGCTCAGCCGTACGTCGTCACCCTCCTGGACGGCGATCGCCTTGTTGGACGGATCGCCGCCCCAGTCCACCGAGCGGACGACCTCGCGCCGGAACCAGACGACGTATTGATCGTCGGGGAGGTTGACCACCAGCGCGCCTGCGGCCAGTTGGGGATCCAGCCCCACGGCAGGCAGTTCGCGGGACAGGCACTCGGCGCTGACCACGTCGTCGACACCG from Mycolicibacterium tokaiense includes the following:
- a CDS encoding Ldh family oxidoreductase; translation: MIRCRAETLTSFACHVLQACGVPPADADLTARRLVEADLRGRTGHGLIRLTPYVARIEAGGVNVTPVLTIRHETPVSALVDGDNGLGQVVMTRATEIAITKARASGLAWVGTVHSNHAGAAGLYAEMAADAGLIGIYLAVANANGMPPWGGINPILGTNPIAIAIPTKTHPFVLDIASTATSHGSIKVAAQQGVPIPEGWVSAADGTPITDPTRAHEGFLLPMGGYKGAGLTIAFGLLAGVLNGAAFGAEVVDHLHDLHTPTNTGQAILVLRADLFRDQGEVLAALTSHLDALRYSGSSDGGPVRLPGDSAAATRADNERRGVPIADRLAVDLDTVARRFAIDSPLHEETT
- a CDS encoding fumarylacetoacetate hydrolase family protein, which codes for MKLVTYRYAERTAIGILDGDEVMPLAADPELPSTMVDFVALGAEGLRRASTLSGPRLPLADVTLQAPIRPRNNIMCVGKNYYEHAKEFAGSGFDASQKQVVPDEPVIFTKALSSLTDPGAPVNVSADATHTSDYEGELAVVIGPGGFQIDEADAWNHVYGYTIVNDVTVRDLQKRHVQFFIGKSAHTYGPMGPALVTADEIADVTALRLQTRVNGELRQDTTLKELIFDIPRLISAISNAVLLEPGDVIATGTPVGVGLGFTPPKFLKPGDVMEVTIDGLGTLTNPTV